A genomic segment from Nitrospinota bacterium encodes:
- a CDS encoding zinc-ribbon domain containing protein: MESQDQLIACEDCKQTFTFTAGEQSYYQERGFSAPKRCKACRAERKLAHGRGRGEPRQLHDAVCSGCGTQTQVPFEPVTDRPVYCRPCFDAQRAQPPKD, encoded by the coding sequence ATGGAGTCCCAGGATCAACTCATAGCGTGCGAGGATTGCAAGCAGACCTTCACCTTCACCGCCGGGGAGCAGTCCTATTACCAGGAGCGGGGGTTCTCCGCCCCCAAGCGCTGCAAGGCGTGTCGGGCGGAGCGCAAATTGGCCCACGGTCGGGGCCGGGGAGAGCCACGCCAGCTCCATGACGCCGTCTGCTCCGGCTGCGGGACGCAAACTCAGGTGCCCTTCGAGCCCGTAACCGACCGGCCGGTCTACTGCCGTCCCTGCTTCGACGCCCAACGGGCCCAACCCCCTAAAGACTAG